One Aethina tumida isolate Nest 87 chromosome 5, icAetTumi1.1, whole genome shotgun sequence genomic window carries:
- the LOC126265579 gene encoding uncharacterized protein LOC126265579 gives MSTIKVVICVLIYLCVNVFTLDCYTCYHPVNTNNTCYHVYGIDFETCENSSHICVKLRRESYITSRSCQKPCKEFIRINRNFKCYECDTDLCNSVGTTGHSLLLPLTLNFILIILIQ, from the exons ATGTCTACCATCAAAGTTGTTATATgtgtgttaatatatttatgtgtaaatGTTTTCA CCCTAGACTGCTACACCTGTTATCACCCAGTGAATACGAACAATACGTGCTACCATGTGTATGGCATAGACTTCGAGACATGCGAGAATAGCTCACACATTTGTGTGAAGCTGAGACGTGAAA GCTACATAACTTCGAGGTCGTGTCAAAAGCCATGTAAAGAGTTCATCAGGATTAACCGAAATTTTAAGTGTTATGAATGCGATACTGACCTCTGCAATTCAGTAGGAACGACAGGTCATTCTTTGCTTCTACCATTGACCCTCAATTTTATACTCATAATTctgattcaataa
- the LOC126265578 gene encoding uncharacterized protein LOC126265578, translated as MHKIVIGVLFYLLCVNVSKALECYTCYHPLDTNNTCYHVQDIDNETCKTGLNKCIKLRRANYITSRSCSLPCTEFIKTKRQFRCYECDYDLCNSVGTRGFSWLMLLALNFVTLAKEKLKDLV; from the exons atgcataaaattgtaataggagtattattttatttattatgtgtaaACGTTTCAA AAGCCCTAGAGTGCTACACCTGTTATCACCCATTGGATACAAATAATACGTGCTACCATGTGCAAGACATAGACAACGAGACATGCAAAACTGGCTTAAACAAGTGCATAAAATTGAGACGTGCAA ACTACATAACTTCCAGATCTTGTAGTTTACCTTGCACGGAGTTCATCAAGACAAAACGACAATTTAGGTGTTATGAATGCGATTATGACCTCTGCAATTCAGTAGGAACGAGAGGCTTTTCCTGGCTTATGCTGTTGGCTCTTAATTTTGTGACACTGGCAAAGGAGAAATTGAAGGACTTGGTTTAA
- the LOC109601985 gene encoding putative odorant receptor 71a: MLKRVGLSAAQDFFFLNRWIMKFAGLWLPDSQNPNVQTAYKIYAVFVFVFVNLYFTATEFVSLLYTYKDLNEFIKNINFALTHLMGAVKVVFWYFNGYKMQRIIKVLEEADYYEESGQFKPKELYDDFRILGMKTTIVFFLFAHSTLSASYLPPTFIALKYLFADSWEGLPENLPYYCWMPFAYDTPKLYLLALGYQAGPMFSYAYSIVGMDTLIMNILNFISYHLSLIQRAFLTIAERTLEDPCRSKLTKEEDEMINREAVKICRHVQVIRRICMELEATQRYLTFCQGMATLFILCTCLYLVSTTPVFSEEFYAEVIYFVAMGFQVFLYCWFGNEVTLKAQEVPMYIWRSNWYATNKKFKETMVYTMLIMKRSIYFSFGNFVPLTLQTFMNILKTSYSFFAVINNSEK, translated from the exons ATGTTGAAACGTGTAGGTTTGTCCGCCGCTCAGGATTTCTTCTTTTTGAACCGTTGGATTATGAAATTCGCCGGGCTTTGGTTGCCCGACAGTCAAAATCCCAATGTTCAAAcggcatataaaatttacgcCGTCTTCGTTTTCGTATTTGTGAACTTGTACTTCACGGCCACCGAATTCGTGAGTCTCCTTTACACCTACAAAGATTTGAACGAGTTCATTAAGAACATCAATTTTGCTCTGACGCACTTAATGGGAGCTGTAAAAGTCGTTTTCTGGTACTTCAACGGTTACAAGATGCAACGGATCATTAAAGTGTTGGAAGAAGCCGATTACTACGAAGAATCGGGCCAGTTCAAGCCGAAGGAGTTGTACGACGATTTTAGGATTCTGGGAATGAAAACGACGATAGTGTTTTTCTTGTTCGCTCACTCGACTTTGAGTGCGTCGTATCTTCCTCCGACTTTCATAGCATTGAAATACCTGTTTGCTGATTCGTGGGAAGGATTACCGGAAAATTTGCCATATTATTGTTGGATGCCGTTCGCTTACGACACACCGAAACTCTATCTGCTTGCCTTGGGTTATCAGGCTGGTCCTATGTTTTCTTACGCCTACAGCATCGTGGGTATGGACACCTTAATCATGAACATCCTGAATTTTATCTCGTATCATCTGAGTCTGATACAAAGAGCGTTTCTGACCATTGCCGAAAGGACTCTGGAGGATCCTTGTAGGAGCAAACTTACAAAGGAGGAGGATGAAATGATAAACCGTGAAGCGGTCAAGATTTGCAGACACGTCCAAGTCATCAGAAG GATATGCATGGAGTTAGAGGCAACTCAACGCTATCTAACCTTTTGTCAAGGGATGGCCACGTTGTTCATACTGTGCACGTGCCTGTATCTTGTCTCTACG ACGCCGGTGTTTAGTGAAGAGTTTTACGCCGAGGTAATTTACTTTGTCGCAATGGGTTTTCAGGTTTTCTTGTATTGTTGGTTCGGCAATGAAGTTACATTGAAG GCACAAGAGGTGCCCATGTACATTTGGAGAAGCAATTGGTACgccactaataaaaaattcaaagaaacAATGGTTTATACCATGTTAATTATGAAGAGATCTATTTATTTCAGCTTTGGCAATTTTGTTCCTTTAACTTTGCAGACATTCATGAAT ataTTAAAGACATCTTACTCATTCTTTgccgtaattaataattcagagAAGTAa